One genomic window of Solanum dulcamara chromosome 12, daSolDulc1.2, whole genome shotgun sequence includes the following:
- the LOC129876023 gene encoding delta(8)-fatty-acid desaturase-like has product MGDSKKYITAEELKKHNKREDIWISVQGKVYNVTDWIKQHPGGDIPILNLAGQEATDAFIAFHPGTAWKHLDNFFTGYYLEEYEVSEVSRDYRKLCVEFAKAGLFEKKGHGVMYSFCFIGFLLFLTFYGVLFSNSFLIHMLSGALLGLTWMQISYLGHDSGHYIIMTTKGFNKMVQIMSGNCLTGISIAWWKWTHNAHHVACNSLDYDPDLQHLPVFAVSSSLFKSLNSTFYGRELTFDSLARFFVSYQHFTFYPIICVSRVNLFVQTLLLLFSKRKVPDRLLNILGIMVFWTWFPLLVLALPNWTERVLFVLTSFAVTGIQHVQFCLNHFAADVYVGQPKGNDWFEKQTAGTIDIDCSPLMDWFFGGLQFQLEHHLFPRLPRCQLRKISPIVQELCKKHNLPYKSVSFFEANRWTIRTLKTAAMQARGLLWEAVNTHG; this is encoded by the coding sequence ATGGGGGATTCAAAAAAGTACATAACAGCTGAAGAGTTAAAGAAGCATAACAAAAGAGAGGATATATGGATCTCTGTTCAGGGGAAAGTTTACAATGTGACAGATTGGATTAAGCAACACCCTGGTGGGGATATCCCTATACTTAATCTCGCTGGACAAGAAGCAACTGATGCATTCATTGCTTTTCATCCAGGTACTGCTTGGAAAcatcttgataacttctttacTGGTTATTATTTGGAAGAGTATGAGGTTTCTGAGGTATCAAGGGATTACAGAAAACTTTGTGTTGAATTTGCTAAAGCTggattatttgaaaaaaagggTCATGGGGTTATGTATTCCTTCTGTTTTATTGGGTTTTTGCTTTTCTTGACTTTCTATGGTGTACTTTTTAGTAATAGTTTCTTGATTCATATGCTTTCTGGGGCATTGTTGGGGTTAACTTGGATGCAGATTTCTTATTTGGGTCATGATTCTGGTCATTACATAATCATGACAACTAAAGGATTCAACAAAATGGTACAGATTATGTCAGGGAATTGTCTAACTGGGATTAGTATTGCTTGGTGGAAATGGACTCATAATGCCCATCATGTGGCCTGTAATAGCCTGGATTATGACCCTGATCTTCAGCACTTGCCAGTTTTTGCTGTCTCTTCCAGTCTGTTTAAATCATTGAATTCTACCTTCTATGGAAGAGAGTTAACGTTCGATTCCTTGGCGAGATTCTTTGTCAGCTATCAACATTTTACGTTCTATCCTATCATTTGTGTTTCCAGGGTGAATTTATTTGTCCAGACATTGTTGCTATTGTTCTCAAAGAGAAAAGTGCCTGATAGACTTTTGAACATATTGGGGATCATGGTTTTCTGGACTTGGTTTCCGCTTCTTGTTCTCGCCTTGCCTAATTGGACAGAAAGGGTGTTGTTTGTTCTTACAAGCTTTGCTGTGACTGGGATTCAACATGTTCAATTCTGTCTGAATCATTTTGCTGCTGATGTCTATGTTGGACAGCCCAAGGGGAACGATTGGTTTGAGAAACAAACAGCAGGGACTATTGACATTGATTGTTCTCCTCTGATGGATTGGTTCTTTGGAGGATTGCAGTTCCAGCTTGAGCATCATCTGTTTCCAAGGCTGCCTAGGTGCCAATTGAGGAAAATTTCTCCTATTGTGCAGGAGCTTTGCAAAAAGCACAACTTGCCCTACAAGAGTGTGTCCTTCTTTGAGGCCAATAGGTGGACAATAAGGACACTCAAGACTGCGGCAATGCAGGCTAGGGGTCTGCTCTGGGAAGCTGTTAACACTCATGGctag